The Styela clava chromosome 10, kaStyClav1.hap1.2, whole genome shotgun sequence genome window below encodes:
- the LOC120337442 gene encoding uncharacterized protein LOC120337442 has product MEIDIEHPSLLTLNSQTGVRRSNCKKNKKDEDYGSNQQSFVTIKLYGRLAASWTAEKTIHTDSEFIEQLLEIKKRYEYLIRNCICNNEIQTNEKDIQNDELFEEGTKVIPISSESEKVENDQVMNIEIDGADSEYQVSDGDNFDSDSPESEDDFEDNDIAKNSIHPIHSFCTLCNKPINKGQKELHILSEHFILHVECKICKETTGNNNSDRETINHLIPLDNYFDHLTTSHQENLNCHSCKSKYMLKNDTYRNHFLKKHLKDILCRCIECEKQNGINSSSTHINKDNLVKAHSVKGHLQGMHTPEGQGRFPCNICGLLLTKKSLPRHIKNLHTDKTLDDNNLCDICGKYFSQLKRHKRIHIPLNERIKDKNYLCKTCGKAFSNAYNLRVHSRLHTGEKPYVCDVCGKGFCQNVELRLHTKNHHEKTKTRSKKQKKKENRPVSVNSTSDGHILQNIRFVEENTVTTEDPNQTISQIPAENHVLEMHPQHGAEIHQEPLYAVLTTSYSGSSEAILCANNIQEQTFLQVTNTVETNTNDRDW; this is encoded by the exons ATGGAAATTGATATTGAACATCCTTCTTTGCTAACCTTGAATTCTCAAACCGGAGTAAGAAGAagtaattgtaaaaaaaataaaaaagatgagGATTATGGTTCAAATCAACAATCATTTGTCACAA TAAAACTATATGGAAGATTAGCAGCATCCTGGACAGCTGAGAAGACTATTCATACAGATTCTGAATTCATTGAACAATTGCTTGAAATCAA aaaaagatatgaatatttgattcgCAATTGTATATGCAATAATGAAATCCAGACTAATGAGAAAGACATCCAAAATGA TGAATTATTTGAAGAAGGAACTAAAGTAATTCCAATCTCTTCTG AATCTGAAAAAGTAGAAAATGACCAAGTCATGAATATAGAAATAGATGGAGCAGATTCTGAATATCAG GTATCTGACGGTGATAACTTTGATTCTGATTCACCTGAGAGTGAGGATGATTTTGAAGACAATGATATTGCAAAAAACAG TATTCACCCTATTCACTCTTTCTGTACACTGTGCAACAAGCCAATTAACAAAGGACAAAAAGAATTACACATTTTGTCGGAACATTTTATTCTTCATGTGGAATGTAAAATATGCAAAGAAACAACTGGAAACAACA ATTCTGACAGAGAAACTATTAATCATTTGATTCCTTTGGATAATTATTTTGATCATTTAACAACTTCTCATCAGGAAAATTTGAACTGTCATTCTtgtaaatcaaaatatatgttAAAGAATGATACATACAG GAATCATTTCctcaaaaaacatttgaaagatattttatGTCGATGTATTGAATGTGAAAAACAAAATGGGATCAATAGCAGTAGTACACACATAAATAAGGACAACTTAGTCAAGGCACATTCAGTTAAAGGGCACCTCCAAGGAATGCATACACCAGAAGGACAAGGACGG TTCCCTTGCAATATATGTGGTTTACTCCTAACCAAGAAAAGTTTGCCAAGGCACATCAAAAATTTGCATACAGACAAAACACTGGATGACAATAATTTAtg CGATAtttgtggaaaatatttttctcaactTAAGAGACATAAAAGGATACATATCCCATTGAATGAAAGaataaaagacaaaaattaCCTTTGCAAGACCTGCGG AAAAGCATTTTCAAATGCATATAACTTGAGAGTTCACTCACGTTtgcatactggtgaaaaaccatATGTATGTGATGTATGTGGGAAGGGATTTTGCCAGAATGTGGAGTTGAGATTACATACTAAGAA CCATCATGAAAAAACTAAGACAAGGTCGAAAAAGcagaagaaaaaagaaaat cGACCAGTTTCTGTAAATTCAACTTCTGATGggcatattttacaaaatatacgATTCGTAGAAGAAAATACTGTTACTACAGAAGACCCAAATCAAACTATATCACAGATTCCTGCAGAAAATCATGTTCTAGAAATGCATCCGCAACATGGGGCAGAAATACACCAAGAGCCGCTATATGCTGTTTTAACTACTAGCTACTCTGGCAGTAGTGAAGCAATACTTTGCGCCAATAATATCCAAGAACAGACATTTTTACAAGTTACCAATACTGTTGAAACAAATACAAATGATAGAGATTGGTAA